The Neurospora crassa OR74A linkage group IV, whole genome shotgun sequence genome has a segment encoding these proteins:
- the cys-18 gene encoding adenosylhomocysteinase, variant, producing MSAPAHKFKVADLSLAAFGRKEIELAENEMPGLMATRKKYAADQPLKGARIAGCLHMTIQTAVLIETLTALGAEVTWSSCNIFSTQDHAAAAIAAAGVPVFAWKGETEEEYQWCLEQQLIAFKDNKKLNLILDDGGDLTHLVHTKYPEMLEDCFGVSEETTTGVHHLYRMLKEGKLLVPAINVNDSVTKSKFDNLYGCRESLVDGIKRATDVMIAGKIAVVAGFGDVGKGCAMALSGMGARVIVTEVDPINALQAAMAGYQVTTMEKAAPLGQIFVTTTGCRDILVGKHFEVMPNDAIVCNIGHFDVEIDVAWLKANAASVQNIKPQVDRFLMKNGRHIILLAEGRLVNLGCATGHSSFVMSCSFTNQVLAQIMLYKANDEAFSNKYVEFGKSGKLEKKVYVLPKILDEEVARLHLDHCNVELTQLSDVQAEYLGLATEGPYKSDHYRY from the exons ATGTCTGCCCCCGCCCACAAGTTCAAGGTCGCCGACCTTTCCCTCGCCGCCTTCGGCCGCAAGGAGATCGAGCTCGCTGAGAACGAGATGCCCGGTCTTATGGCTACTCGCAAGAAGTATGCCGCTGACCAGCCCCTCAAGGGCGCCCGCATTGCTGGCTGCCTTCACATGACCATCCAGACTGCCGTCCTCATCGAGACCCTCACTGCTCTCGGTGCCGAGGTCACCTGGTCTTCCTGCAACATCTTCTCCACCCAGGACCacgccgccgctgccatcGCCGCTGCCGGTGTCCCCGTCTTCGCCTGGAAGGGTGagaccgaggaggagtacCAGTGGTGCTTGGAGCAGCAGCTCATTGCCTTCAAGGACAACAAGAAGCTCAACCTCATCCTCGACGACGGTGGTGACCTTACCCACCTCGTCCACACCAAGTACCCCGAGATGCTCGAGGACTGCTTCGGTGTCTCTGAGGAGACCACCACCGGTGTCCACCACCTTTACCGCATGCTCAAGGAGGGCAAGCTCCTTGTCCCCGCCATCAACGTCAACGACTCCGTCACCAAGTCCAAGTTCGACAACCTCTACGGCTGCCGTGAGTCCCTCGTCGACGGTATCAAGCGCGCCACCGATGTCATGATTGCTGGCAAGATCGCTGTCGTCGCCGGTTTCGGTGATGTCGGCAAGGGCTGCGCCATGGCCCTCTCCGGCATGGGTGCCCGCGTCATTGTCACTGAGGTCGACCCCATCAACGCCCTCCAGGCTGCCATGGCCGGCTACCAGGTCACCACCATGGAGAAGGCTGCTCCTCTTGGTCAGATcttcgtcaccaccaccggctgCCGTGACATTCTCGTCGGCAAGCACTTCGAGGTCATGCCCAACGACGCCATTGTCTGCAACATTGGTCACTTCGATGTCGAGATCGACGTCGCGTGGCTCAAGGCCAACGCTGCTTCCGTCCAGAACATCAAGCCCCAGGTTGACCGTTTCCTCATGAAGAACGGCCGCCACATCATCCTCCTTGCTGAGGGTCGTCTTGTCAACCTTGGCTGCGCCACTGGCCACTCCTCTTTCGTCATGTCCTGCTCTTTCACCAACCAGGTCCTTGCTCAGATCATGCTTTACAAGGCCAACGACGAGGCTTTCTCCAACAAGTACGTCGAGTTCGGCAAGTCCGGCAAGCTCGAGAAGAAGGTCTACGTCCTTCCCAAGATCCTCGACGAGGAGGTTGCTCGTCTCCACCTCGACCACTGCAACGTCGAGCTTACCCAGCTCTCTGACGTCCAGGCTGAGTACCTCGGCCTCGCCACTGAGGGTCCCTACAAGAGCGACCA CTACCGCTACTAA
- a CDS encoding eukaryotic translation initiation factor 3 subunit 3 — MAEVQKDAPIKSVQVEALVVMKIVKHCSTSFPTVATGSIVGMDNNGAIEVTNSFQFPSVDVSSSDSHSDASSLAAAAPRAKANIVYQNEMIRHLKEVNVDANNVGWYTSATMGNFINMSFIENQYHYQKENEKTVALVHDVSRSSQGALSLRAFKLSPEFMTAYKEAKFTTESLRNSKLTYKDIFVELPVNVHNSHLLTSFLHQIPAPPKSAEIPMPASLDDIRRDPVQIPAHPGFESLDLSIDPFLEKTCDLLLDSIESHYTDLNNHQYYQRQLTREQFKITQWQAKRKAENAARLAAKQSPLPEDEWQRLFKLPQEPSRLEGMLNARQVDQYARQVDAFTANITAKMFAVRGNLLPE, encoded by the exons ATGGCCGAAGTTCAGAAGGATGCGCCGATCAAGTCGGTCCAAGTCGAGGCCCTT GTGGTCATGAAGATCGTGAAGCACTGCTCGACCAGCTTCCCTACCGTTGCCACCGGCTCCATTGTTGGCATGGACAACAACGGTGCCATCGAGGTCACCAACTCGTTCCAGTTCCCCTCCGTCGACGTCTCAAGCAGCGACAGCCACAGCGATGCCTCgtccctcgccgccgccgctccccGCGCCAAGGCCAACATTGTCTACCAAAACGAGATGATCAGACACCTCAAGGAGGTCAACGTCGACGCTAACAACGTCGGTTGGTACACCAGCGCCACTATGGGCAACTTCATCAACATGAGCTTCATCGAGAACCAGTACCACTACCAGAAGGAGAACGAGAAGACCGTCGCCCTCGTTCACGATGTTAGCAGGAGCTCCCAGGGCGCCCTCAGCCTTCGCGCCTTCAAGCTCTCCCCCGAGTTCATGACTGCCTACAAGGAGGCCAAGTTCACCACCGAGAG CCTTCGGAACTCCAAGCTCACCTACAAGGACATTTTCGTCGAGCTTCCCGTCAATGTCCACAACTCTCACCTCCTtacctccttcctccaccaAATACCCGCTCCCCCCAAGAGCGCCGAGATCCCTATGCCCGCCTCTCTCGACGACATCCGCCGCGATCCCGTCCAGATCCCCGCCCACCCTGGCTTCGAGTCTCTCGACCTCTCCATCGACCCCTTCCTCGAGAAGACCTGCGACCTGCTCCTCGACAGCATCGAGTCGCACTACACCGacctcaacaaccaccagTACTACCAGAGACAGCTCACTCGTGAGCAGTTCAAGATTACCCAATGGCAGGCGAAGCGCAAGGCTGAGAACGCCGCGCGTTTGGCGGCTAAGCAGTCGCCCCTTCCCGAGGATGAGTGGCAGAGGCTGTTCAAGCTCCCCCAGGAGCCCAGCAGACTCGAGGGTATGCTCAACGCCCGCCAGGTCGACCAGTACGCAAGGCAAGTGGATGCCTTCACGGCCAACATCACGGCCAAGATGTTCGCCGTTCGCGGCAACCTTCTCCCCGAGTAA